The genomic interval tatagtgcataagagactgttaaaagtgaatatagtgcataagagactgttaaaagtgaatatagtgcagaagagactgttaaaagtgaatatagtgcagaagagactggtaaaagtgagtatagtgcagaagagactgttaaaagtgaatatagtgcagaagagactgttaaaagtgaatatagtgcagaagagactggtaaaagtgagtatagtgcagaagagactgttaaaagtgaatatagtgcagaagagactggtaaaagtgagtatagtgcagaagagactgttaaaagtgaatatagtgcagaagagactggtaaaagtgaatatagtgcagaagagactggtaaaagtgaatatagtgcagaagagactggtaAAAATTACTAtactgcattattattattatgttaaaaTGAAGCTTACATGGCGAACAACCGTTACATAAGGTTTTAAACATGACTTTCAACTGTCGAAAAACAGCGGTTGACACAAAAACCCGACAATTAGCcgccaaggcctattgaaggaggctgggaaaCGCGTCATATCTAAGGGTACAACGCATGCGCAGTAAAGTCTTGTctgccctcgccgaaattgagccaatcacaacgcacgaccgcagcttcagttacattgcgcatgcgttatacccccaaagatatgacgcgtgtcccagcctccttttcATAGGCCTTGTAGCTAGCTAGCATAATGTAGctaattagctagctagctatcaAGCTAACAAACGTTAATTTCTGTTGACCGGAGGTTGAACTTTATGGTACCTCAATTAACTCAAGCTAACTAAGAACTGAAGTAGCAAAGTAATGTTGGAGAAACATATCAACTGCCTTACCACTTGTCCACTAGGTTAGGTTAATAAAAAGCGTATAGTTAAACAAAGAAATAGCAGAGTTATGGCTTGTAACGTTACCTGTCACCGGACAGACGGGAGCACTAACGAGGTCCTAATACATCATTATTTTCACCTGTCAGTTTCCCGCTCTCAGACAAGGCCTATTAAAGGAGGCTAGGTCACACTTCATATCAAAGGGGTGCTACGCATGCGCAGTAAAGTCTGGTCGCAACGCACGACTGCAGCttcagtcacactgcgcatgcgtcatacCCTGGCAACAAGACCCGTATGCTAACCTCCTTAGAATAGGCCTTGCTCTCAGAGCGCCCTGAACAAACAAATGTCACAATGCAAAACTACAAACCGGTCGTACAGCTCATATTGCCCCGAAGAAGTGACAAACAAGTGTTGTTTGCTTGAACTTTGACACCATGTGATGAGTTGGCGTCCCTTTGCAACTAACAGTTAAGTCACTAGCAGTTAATCAATTAGCTAATGATCACCAATTCAGCTCATATCAAGGGAATTAGGTCagatttccaaaataaaagccacaAATATCAAAACTTTTGTTTCCCATCTGAAGAGATCAACCTCTTGGTCGTTTATTAATTCAAATCTGGATGTACaataattaaatattacatGATTATAAAccatatgatgatgatgatgccagGAAGCAAATCTATGTACAATGTAAAAAGTGCATTGTGTTAACAGAAAGAACATATGGGCACACTGAACATCCTAAAAGGGTGAAAGGAAACCTCCTACCGAGGTGGGAAAGGATATTGAGGATTTCCTCAAAAATCAGGCTTGATTTAAAAGAACCATTACATCTCTTGAGTCAGTAATATTAAtcaaatttacaatatttatttatatgatcATATCTGGTATTTTACAACATCCATTTTAGAATATACGACTGTGCTtggcaataaaacaagaagGAAATCAGAAAATATGTGTTTATGAGACGCCACCAGCATGGTTCATTAGACATCGTCATTGGTTTTGTCAAAGAAAAATTTCAGTTATATAACAGAGGAACAGACACTGTATTGTGGAATCCCCTCTTGATGGATCTGCAACATGCTACTTATTTATACTTGCAGGTTTCATGAATCCCTGTTGGCATCAAAGGAAAAGCAGGACAATAACAATGCAATCTCTGCTATCTTTGTGGGTCATTCCGGTATCAGTCTGAATGGATTAAATACATAGAGAGGTGCAGGACAGTATCACAAACTGATACATCAGGCCActaagtgcatgagacaggatGAATGGACCAGACTAGTATAAGACAAGATTATTGTTCCACATCAGTTTTAGGCCACATGGCTGCTGCCCATCAGTGTGGGTATGATGAGGTGGGACTCCCTGTCCAGAAGGCAAGTCAATGTGCACGCGATCAAAGAgggggaagaagaaggaggcaggaggaggaacagCGTCATGTGTGTCTTTCCGGGGATGTTGAAGCTGGAGGAATAGAGGAAGGAAAGTTGTGTGTCCTTTTGTGTCCACTGGAGGGCAGAGTTGAACAGGCGCTTCTCCCCCTCTTCCTTTATCTCCTTCTCTTTTATCCCCACTATCCTCCACTCATTTGACACAACTGGGCCAGCTGAGGCCCCCGCAGGCAGCAGAAACGATGATGTAAATGACCACCTGGAAACAGGACAGAAGCAATGTTTACTTCCTGCACCGCTGTTTGATTAATCACGCAGTGAGCCATACAGTCGCAACACACAGGAGGAATTCTTTCAGTCAATGTCAAACAATGTAGAGGAGCCCTCTTAGGAAAGATCATTGCTgcaatgtgttttcagtgaagATGCGAAGTAAATTACGGCAGTTTTACAGGACAGCTGAGCCTCTTCATAGCTGAAAACTAAAGCTGTAGTAGCTAAGATATCAGGGTCATTTttcatgttaaagctgcagttagCAAccttgagcaaatatgataaaaagttatttttagggctgtcaaagttaacgggataataacgtgttaacgcaaatttgtttttttacttctttatcgcattaacgcaacttgcgatttttaggttgtagcgggctcagttttaaagctagagtgaaaatactggtatcatatgaaaccagaaaaacctaaggaggaaggaggttaaataacgctacgaagttacgctaaatgttggcggggaaaaactggcatggccattttcgaaggggtcccttcTGGATTCAGGAACActtttaagaattccgatcagcctgagcttTAAAACCACAGGGTATTACACATGCGCAGCTTAACTGATggcgcgttgatgacgcatgaccacGCCTTCtttcttcagagagagagaccgagagagagCGGGGAGGGGCGGGAAGGGGACGACTGTAGATtcggcgttttttcacattaaactctgtgagattacagttgagttcgaccaaaggaCACTtgatgattgttggaaagagtaacgacgacggatggggtgagttttattttgtttctgtccaatttgaatgaagtgttttacgatgctccgctacgtacagctgatctcaacataaacaaaaatacacgtggatgatggcgcaagttgaacggagaggggggcggaggtctgcactctccgagtgccattctagttataaAACtgttactatatcctgacaatagtgcatgagacagataatctgtgaaaaatatCATGTCCCTCTGCCTCCCCCTAGTggtcctaatggcatttgcaagtttcTACCGTAcccgaacaaaaacaaccaatcagagctgagctggagccttgctgtctctgagcagctgtcaaccactcgtgaactccgatcaaactgtcaaactaggcggcgctgatcaaatatgaatcaatactctGTTACGGAAATACCtattgttaaaatgttttcaaagtttgtgacccggctccatgttgaaaacagttgagCCAAAACCACAGactatctgtctcatgcactactgtcaggatatagtgactgttttacaaaaataacttttttcatcatatttactCAAAGTTACCAAGTTCAgctttaatggaaaaaaaaaaaaatttaatatcataagtaataatccaccaaatTGGCTAAAGAACCATTACACTGTCCCACTAATAACCAACATCTCACTAGTTACCATTCCTGTCCATACTCACCAGGCACACCAGCACAATGACAATAGTCAGCTTGAGGTTCTTCATACACATGGCTCGTGCCAGGTTACGACTTGTGGTCTTAAATGTGACCGACTAAATGGAGTAGAGAGAGAACGTGACATCAGTGACAACATTTGTGTATAAGTAGCGTGCTAGATTACTGTGAAAAGATAAACTTGTACACTGCCAAATATCATGCATCATGAAAATGAGTAGGATGATAGACTCACTGAATCAACCAGATTTTCTGTCTTGTCAATCAGCAACTCCagcttctctcctctctgagcTACCAAGTCTgtaaaaagacacaaagagaggCAGAGTTAACTTGGGAGACATAAAAGGTCCAGTGTGAAGAGATTCATATAAGATGGTTGGTGAAATCTGACTGACATTTGAGACTATTTCAGAATTTGATTGCCAGAACATTTGCTTTGGGCATCAAGGTCAACAAATACCAGTGCTTCATTGGCACAGCATAACGTAGCGGTCACTGATGCAACTGGatgaccctattttcccatgtttttgtgtctacgGGCGCTTTCATAAGCctagtccgtttggctagtccgaatcagagatAAGATTGATACTTGgagtttgttttctatttagtctggttcggttttaCAGTGCACAAAACAAAGTGGACCAAATTCAAAAAATAATTAGCCTGTACGGAGGAGTGAAATTATCTTTTTACTcgcgagagctgccacttcaaTGCAGAGAATCGCGGACTTCAATGCTGTCGAGGTTTTTTCCCTTTGACttggcactgatctactgtgcacaaatcccttctcctccagtttatgactttataaatgacactgtttttgtggactttatttagcatttctgtaggttctcttcggcccagatgtcaagtaAACATTgaacttctgcagaagtccaagtcaatcctctcccactcatgttaacctgttgtttacctgtgtccatcttaACAACTGCCCGCACAGGCAGCGTGCATTTATGGTTCGCTTGGAAatggtccgagaccacctcACGCAAGCGGTCTTTTTGGTTGGTTGTTTTAGtctgcaccagagtttgattactgcgttcacaaccacCCAAACGaactgcaccagagtttgattaaagcagactaaatgttggcttgtgaaagcgtcctaagtgactaatggggacagcAATTTCTGAAAAATTGGTCCAATATTGAGGGAGTACGCTGCAGCCACCAGTCGCTaaacgagctgtaatgtaatcatttggggcaacctggtaacctcagtttacgtccactaaaagtgcttgtttttgccattgacaggttcagattgttattataagtgtctgacaacattatggaaaggaccccaCAGAGAAATAATACTTTCGTCTTATTATcccatagagtgctccagggatgacgtatttttgtaggccaagtaggaagttagcatcgccccctaaacaaactacaccacggtcgcatgagcatGAGtacacacaacgaggctgtaaaggcggacaagTCGGCGTGgcgacgtttagtagtctcatttaaccacttgttagcaacaaaacattaaaatctcttcagcttgtgttaaccacagaccttatttcaggcatctaacaaaaaacccatttaaaaaaCCCATTAACTTCCAGTAAACTAtcttccaggttttaggactcattcctgcagcactctatagccacatataaactagaattaccgcctcgcagtTGTATGACTTCGCCAACCAGTCaaattgcagtttacatccacgtctgtccaaaatgtcatcacttcatcatttatcCTGTTAGGCGTTTGTGTGAAACTGTCATAatcagcatatgaattcttgagtcaTGGCTaagaggtcacagtgacctttgaccactacAATCCAATCAGTTTATCTTTGCGTACTCCAAGTGTCCGTTTGTTTcgggacaacctgaaaacataataccTCTGGCCCCTGCTGTTGCCGGCACAGAGGCATAAAAAGAGGTCTTTTCAGGGTTATTGTGCCATGGGGATCACTCATGAGGAGCTCACCTATGTTGCGGACCATAATGCCTTTCAGGTCATCCACTTGCATCTGAGTCTCAGTGACACGATCTGATCCCCGTGGGTCCGAGTGGTGTTTCTACAAAGAGAAAGGTAAAGGACAAAATGGAAAGTTGATCTAAGTGATTACTACAGCAGTATCAGTATGACTACAGAAGTAAACAGCAGTCACGAGGCCCTCACATGAGAATGTTGCTGAATATGCTCAGGCTCTCGTTATACTCACCATCTGAGCTGCCAATGTTGAGGAGAACTCGCTGTTCATGGCGTAAGGCAGGGCTGTTTGAGCTCGCGACCCGTATGTTGTCTGGAAGCGCTTCTTGACTTCACTGAGGAAGCTGAATGCGCGCGACCTCTCAAAGTCctttagtaaaaaacaaaagttaaatATAAGAGTTATTATTGTAAGAACACTGAAATTAATATATTGTTACCTTGTGTCTCTGAGTGGATTTTTCTGCTTCCTGTTGTAATAGGCTCAATAAATTACTTCACAAACGTGGGTTGGAGATGTATTTGGGTGCAATAACGTTATTTCTGTTTCTCAAAGTGGCTGCTGCGTTATTCAACTTTACTTCTGAACTCTTCCTTATATTCAGCTATTCACATAAAGTGCATTTCAAGGGACTTTAAATATATATCACTCAACTTCCCACTGACCcctaaacaaacaaatacacaattttaTACTTACATCATCGGTGATACACAGGTATATGATTCTATCATGGCAGATGTAATGAAAGAGAtagctgaaaaagaaaaaaagacaaattgtCAACATTACAGATATACAGTTGACAGTACAAAGTTCAATACAGTATACTACATTCACTGTAAAAAGCCTAAGGAAACATTAACTTGTGGCATGTGATACCAGCTTTAAGTGATCTCTACAGCTCGTGTGCTAATATATGACAGTCCACACTGAGCAAACaaatcattacatcattaataATGTAAGAAATCACATTAATCTTGTAGGCATTACCACCCAAAGGATAATTACTGGCTTCTCATGTTGAAGTAGcgtgtttatatacagtatagggcAATAATCAGATTATTCAATAGTCTGTTGAAACAGCTGTATTTCTGCTTGAAAAACTTAATTACTTGTCCACAAAAGCTCTTCTTCAAGGTTTCACAAGTGTGTGAAAAAGACCCTGAGTGATGGAGAATAATGTCGGACTCAGAGGAGTTCATCATATCAACTCCTATTGGCAACAATAAACACCCAAGTGTCTGTTAAAGTTGTGATTTGCAAGTAAATTAGTTCTACATTGCTGATCGTCTTTTACAATAGTGCATTGTTCAAATTAATGTAACATCATTTTGTAGAGGACAGTGGGAAAAACTGACCAAACTGCATTTTAACTGGTAGTTTAGAAGTATCGCTCCAACACATCTTAGACGCTAAATACATATTCCTTCCTTTTCCTGATGACAGGTAAAGCCTGTTTTTAAGTGCGTAAACATAGATGACAATTGTTGACACTTGCCTGAGGAAAGCACTGAGAACTAATGGGGGAAGGGCTGCCTTCATAACTTGTACATCAGATGAGAGGCATTTCATACAGCTAGCTCTAGGTATGTTTGCTACTGTTTTTACCCATGGTGCACTTTCTGTCATAATTATCTGATCACATGACCACTTGTACATACTAGAAGGATCTGAACTTTCCTAAACTGGGAAAGACATACAGACCCATGTAGCCACAGCATAGGAGTGGGTGGGTGACTGCTGTGAGATGGAGgtgtaaggtgtgtgtgtgtgtgtacttgtacagctatctttgtgaggaccaatttgagttttagactttcacagtgaggacatttttggaaagtgacgACATTTGGGCCGATCCTCACCTACAGAGACCTCCAAAGGCTtgtttgagggttcagacttGGTTATAAGGTTCAGGTTAGAATTATGTTTACAGTAGATTAGAGTAAGGGTAAGGGTTGGGGTCAGGCATTTACTTGTGATAGTTAAGATTAGGGTAAGgggctagggaatgcattatgtcaatgagtgtcctcacaaagataaaagcatgcagtgtgtgtgtgtgtgtgtgtgtgtgtgtgtgtgtgtgtgtgtgtgtgtgtgtgtgtgtgtgtgtgtgtgtgtgtgtgtgtgtgtgtgtgtgtgtgtgtgtgtgtgtgtgtgtgtgagagtgaatcTTACCTGCCGTGGCTGTAGGTCAATTTGTTGTTCTCTGATGGTATTTTGGCTAAAATCTGTTCAGTCACCTCCAGGAAGTTGCCACCACACCATGCATGCTTTGCCAGGATGGTGGTTCCACGAGCCACCACAGCAAACAGGattgccatggcaacagctgGGGGTTTGGGCTCTATTACTAGCTGAAAACACAAGAATAAGACCAGTGGGATGTTACTGACAGAGCTAGAGACAAGAATAAGATAAGGATGTTACTGACAGAGCTAGAGACACGAATAAGACCAGTAAGATGTTACTGACAGAGCTAGAGACACGAATAAGACCAGTGAGATGTTACTGACAGAGCTAGAGACGGATAGAGAGGATGAACGTTAcagaaagaaaggagaggacATTATGTGTATGAATATGTGTAACACACGTCAGTAATGTTAGCCTAACTGAGATAACTAGTGTTATTAACTACAAGATCCAGTTGTCATGAGAAATGAAAGCGAAAGCCAGATAAACAACAGGCTAGCTAGCTGATAATGTTGTTGACAGAAGTACATGACGTGTGTTAGGTAATGTTATCTGTCTGTCGCAATACCAACAAGCTTTTTCTAGCAAttaacagtgaaaaatacaataataataaatcaaaaacCTCGGTTTGTCAGCGCTGTTCAAAGTAGCCAATTTAGCGCAAATCCCAACATCTAAAGAGCTTTCGTCTGCTAGCAAGCTAGCTAATCCCTTTCCAGTGACTTCTGCTTTGCTTTGCAGACCTCCAGACCGGAAAACCAGTTCATTCCTATGCTATGTGGTTAATGTAGTTCTTACCACATGCCTTAGGCCACGTACCTAATTGTATCGCTTCGTTTTAAGAACtacatttttttgtaacttCCTGTCACGCAATGTGTCGTCACACGTTTCATACGTACGTCACGTTATGGCGACAGTTCGGGGGTGTTGCTTAGTATTTAGAGCCCTCGTCTAAGTCTTACAGGCAACTTCACCAATGCTGCGATGGATAAATCAATCTATTGTTATTCTACATAACAGTGCAGGGATGGTTTCTTaataaaataagtcaaaacATTATATCACTACTTCATACACTACATGTATACAAGACACAATAAAAAGCACAGACTACAAAGCTGTACAGGACACAATTTGCAGTACATCAGGTGATCAGTTGTAAAGAAGTTTTCCTCTTTCAGCTCCTTCAAAGATACAAAgcagatctttttttattaattatccAAATATTGAAAGATGCTGTGATCCctgtagaccacttacacaccaaaaaaaattacaataacctgatattttcaggtggaatttcattcattcattcattcattctcactgtgcaatatcatttcaaCTTGTGcaagtctgtttattgtcaatactgtatagactgctcctatttttatacttccttctatttaaatggttcatattttgttaagctgatgcatcttgttttttgcactatcccctttgctgctgtacactgcaaatttccccactgcgggactaataaaggaatatcttatcttatcttatcttatcttatcttatcttaatctGCATCATAGAAAtactttctgtgttttttcagaTGGCAGCTTTCTGAAACCAGTAGTTATTTTGTTTAACTTTAGCAAAGGCAAATCTCCAACTTGTGGACTACCTAGAAGAATCTCTTTCACACAATATTCCAAGTTGTAGCCTACTGACatatccaaactttaaaaaaagtcagGTATAGTCACTAGAAAAATGCGCATCTCTTCACATtcttttgatattatttttctGAATATTTGATAAATGTTTACTTCTATAATCACACATactgcatgtgtttgtttctgttaaaTGTATTGCACaatagacaaaacaaacacctttttttgTGGGACAAAGCCCTTTGCCTACCCCTATCCTGGTCTTCCTGAAGAatggatcagacagctgcagctgattcagaacgctgctgctagagtcctcactaagaccaagaaagtggatcatatcagtccagttctgaggtctctacactggctgcctgtctctcagagaattgatttcaaactactcctgctggtttacaaagcactaaatggtttagggcccaaatacatttctgatcttctgctatgttatgaaccatccagacctctcaggtcatctggatcaggtctgcttagtgtccccagagtcagaactaaacatgcagaagcagcattcagtttttatgcaccaaatatctggaacaagctcccagaaacctgcaggaccaactccaactctgagttcttttaaatcaaagcttaaaactttcctgtttgctgctgccttttattaaaccagataatgatcttatactgcactagagcttttactcttgtgtgttatattctattttagcttctatcctagcttttatttttagcttgtttttattttctaatcttcattgtttttataactgttttaattatgtcttaatggtcttttgcactttgtcgcaatgttcttgaatgtttatgtaaagcactttgccctgttgctgaaatgtgctatacaaataaggCTGCTTTGCCTACCCCTTGCCTATCAGACAACAGTGAGGGCTGAAACCCCACCGTCTCTGTGTTGACGTACAGAGTGGGGATGTGaagcatggctgcagaaggaGAAAAGAAACCCGTGCTGGAGATGGTAAAAAAAGCAATAATGCCTTATAATATTTGAGATTGTATACAGCTATATTTCTCTGCCATTATTAAACTCTGTTTGTGAGAAAATACTCAACTAAAGAAGCTAAAGATAACACCTGTAAACGCCCCACGTGGGTAACAGTAGCTACAGTAGCTAACAGTGTTGTTACACCTCGTTTAACTAGGTTAAACGCTGCTCTCTTTAAtgcagccttggttgtggactGAT from Sebastes fasciatus isolate fSebFas1 chromosome 10, fSebFas1.pri, whole genome shotgun sequence carries:
- the sybl1 gene encoding vesicle-associated membrane protein 7; translation: MAILFAVVARGTTILAKHAWCGGNFLEVTEQILAKIPSENNKLTYSHGSYLFHYICHDRIIYLCITDDDFERSRAFSFLSEVKKRFQTTYGSRAQTALPYAMNSEFSSTLAAQMKHHSDPRGSDRVTETQMQVDDLKGIMVRNIDLVAQRGEKLELLIDKTENLVDSSVTFKTTSRNLARAMCMKNLKLTIVIVLVCLVVIYIIVSAACGGLSWPSCVK